A genomic segment from Gracilimonas sediminicola encodes:
- a CDS encoding competence/damage-inducible protein A, with translation MKVQIISIGNELLIGDTVNTNASWLGEFLTGLGFTVTQVHTISDELDLIKKTIKTAMQESEVVICTGGLGPTHDDMTKKAVAELFDVGYKLHQDSLDYIKSLFEKRNIPFSESNYSQAEVPENAEVLFNKAGTAPGMWFEAGSYLAVLPGVPYEMKYLMRKRVAQKLREAFGDIGYLYSHYIKTAGIGESTLSDQVLGDLSDYFENGVSLAFLPSPGGVTLRLNGKGRTKEEAKDNLQKLTDVIYQKAGKYIYGEGKDFSISEAVGELLKEKGLKIAVAESCTGGLIANTFTDVAGSSDYFDGGIVSYANHMKVKQLGVSQDDLDSVGAVSKEVALQMAKGVAEKLDTEIGISTTGIAGPGGGTEEKPVGTVWMGYYQKDGAHFAIKAMFTKDRLMNKERTKMVLLEITRRILKGIETMPYDLKKQLP, from the coding sequence ATGAAAGTACAGATCATCTCCATCGGCAACGAACTTCTTATTGGCGATACCGTTAACACCAATGCATCCTGGCTGGGTGAATTTCTTACAGGTTTGGGCTTCACGGTGACACAGGTTCACACTATCTCAGACGAACTTGATCTCATAAAGAAGACCATTAAAACGGCCATGCAGGAATCAGAGGTTGTGATTTGCACGGGCGGACTTGGTCCCACCCACGATGATATGACCAAAAAAGCAGTAGCTGAACTGTTTGATGTGGGATACAAGCTCCATCAAGATTCGCTGGATTACATTAAATCCCTTTTTGAGAAACGTAATATTCCATTCTCAGAGTCGAATTACAGTCAGGCTGAAGTACCGGAAAATGCAGAAGTATTATTCAATAAAGCCGGAACGGCACCGGGAATGTGGTTCGAGGCCGGCAGTTACCTTGCTGTGTTGCCGGGCGTTCCTTACGAGATGAAATACCTGATGAGAAAGCGGGTAGCCCAAAAACTCAGGGAAGCTTTTGGTGATATTGGCTATTTGTACTCTCATTACATTAAAACGGCCGGAATTGGTGAGAGCACACTGAGCGATCAGGTTTTGGGAGATTTGTCAGATTATTTTGAGAACGGAGTAAGCCTCGCTTTTTTACCCTCGCCGGGTGGAGTAACCCTGCGGCTGAATGGTAAGGGAAGGACTAAGGAAGAAGCAAAAGACAATCTCCAAAAACTGACCGATGTCATTTACCAAAAAGCGGGTAAGTATATCTACGGAGAGGGAAAAGACTTTTCCATCAGTGAAGCCGTTGGGGAATTATTGAAGGAAAAAGGACTGAAAATAGCAGTTGCCGAAAGCTGTACAGGTGGACTTATCGCCAACACATTTACAGACGTGGCCGGAAGCAGTGATTACTTTGATGGCGGAATTGTGTCATATGCGAACCATATGAAAGTGAAGCAGCTTGGTGTTTCTCAGGATGATTTGGACTCGGTGGGAGCCGTGAGTAAAGAAGTGGCATTGCAAATGGCCAAAGGTGTAGCCGAAAAACTGGACACCGAAATCGGAATTTCCACAACGGGAATTGCCGGGCCCGGCGGCGGTACCGAAGAAAAACCGGTTGGAACGGTTTGGATGGGGTATTATCAAAAGGATGGAGCACATTTTGCAATTAAAGCGATGTTTACCAAAGACCGGCTCATGAATAAAGAACGGACAAAAATGGTGCTGCTCGAAATAACACGCCGTATCTTAAAAGGAATTGAAACGATGCCTTATGATCTTAAAAAGCAACTTCCTTGA
- a CDS encoding CDP-alcohol phosphatidyltransferase family protein, with product MKNIPNILSAIRMVLAPIFLFMYIQDELIWRSLSIAVFATAAVTDYFDGKIARYYQLESDFGVFIDPLADKFLTFAGFFCLPFLDVSQFPWWAVILIVIRDVFITALRLYASRKKIPLKTRFTAKAKTMVQMLFLYTVLLLGVFKQADIEFADAAAQFFNSGVLYYVMMFVTALTVYSGAEYIWSNSQLFKTQNQPS from the coding sequence ATGAAGAACATCCCCAACATACTGAGTGCCATACGGATGGTGCTGGCTCCCATATTCCTGTTCATGTATATACAGGACGAACTTATCTGGCGCTCGCTCAGCATCGCAGTTTTTGCTACAGCGGCTGTTACAGATTACTTTGATGGTAAGATAGCCCGATACTATCAGCTGGAAAGCGATTTCGGAGTTTTCATTGATCCCCTTGCGGATAAATTCCTCACCTTCGCCGGCTTCTTTTGTCTTCCTTTTCTGGATGTATCCCAATTTCCATGGTGGGCCGTTATCCTGATTGTGATTCGGGATGTGTTCATCACTGCGCTCAGGCTGTATGCAAGCCGTAAAAAAATCCCCCTGAAAACCCGCTTTACAGCAAAGGCCAAAACCATGGTCCAGATGCTCTTTCTCTACACTGTTTTGCTGCTCGGGGTGTTTAAACAGGCCGACATAGAGTTTGCTGATGCAGCAGCACAATTCTTTAACTCGGGTGTGCTGTACTACGTCATGATGTTTGTAACGGCACTCACCGTGTACTCCGGTGCTGAATACATTTGGAGTAACAGCCAATTGTTCAAAACTCAAAACCAGCCCTCGTGA
- a CDS encoding phosphatidylglycerophosphatase A family protein, which translates to MNGLKLFVGSGCYSGLFPKAPGTAGSLIMLLPLYFILQVNATWLILLITLACSLACFWVFGYFEEEFGKDPGQLVMDEWAGQSLTFFTVGLAGSTEHHVIILLTGFMLFRFFDVLKPLGIKKVQNLPGGWGIFADDLLAGLYALLCLKTLIFVWPNIFGMV; encoded by the coding sequence GTGAACGGCCTGAAATTATTTGTAGGAAGCGGATGCTACTCCGGTCTTTTTCCAAAAGCACCCGGAACCGCCGGAAGTTTGATAATGCTGCTCCCTCTTTATTTCATTCTACAGGTTAACGCCACCTGGCTGATTTTACTTATTACATTAGCATGCTCACTGGCGTGCTTTTGGGTATTCGGATATTTTGAGGAAGAATTCGGCAAAGACCCGGGCCAGTTGGTAATGGATGAATGGGCCGGTCAATCGCTCACGTTTTTTACCGTTGGCCTGGCCGGTAGTACCGAACACCATGTTATCATTTTATTAACGGGATTTATGCTCTTTCGCTTTTTTGACGTATTAAAGCCATTAGGGATAAAAAAAGTGCAGAATCTGCCGGGTGGATGGGGAATTTTTGCGGATGATTTATTGGCAGGATTATATGCGCTTCTGTGCTTAAAAACCCTTATTTTTGTCTGGCCAAATATCTTTGGGATGGTATAA
- the pyrE gene encoding orotate phosphoribosyltransferase, with protein MILNNSFARELAAHLLDINAVVLRPNDPFTWTSGWNSPIYCDNRLTLRFPEIRNKIENEFTAIIQEKYPDVDVVTGTATAGIPHAAWVAANLNKPMAYVRAKAKAHGMGNQIEGGVKKGESTVVIEDLISTGGSAISVVEALKFVGAKVDAVLSIFTYDFDKASKRFSDTEVPVYTLTDYKTLVNVAIEKGVIDGDDLDLLSSWRDHPEVWPDSPSDE; from the coding sequence ATGATACTCAATAACTCATTTGCGCGTGAGCTGGCTGCTCATTTGCTTGATATTAATGCTGTAGTTCTCAGACCGAACGACCCATTTACGTGGACTTCAGGCTGGAACTCGCCTATCTACTGCGATAACAGGCTCACCTTGCGATTTCCGGAAATACGGAATAAAATTGAAAATGAATTCACCGCTATCATCCAGGAAAAGTACCCGGATGTAGATGTGGTGACAGGCACAGCTACGGCCGGAATCCCCCATGCAGCATGGGTAGCTGCAAACCTGAACAAGCCTATGGCCTATGTGCGTGCAAAAGCGAAGGCTCATGGAATGGGTAATCAGATTGAAGGTGGTGTCAAGAAAGGAGAATCTACCGTTGTAATCGAAGATCTGATTTCTACCGGCGGGTCAGCCATTTCTGTAGTTGAGGCCCTGAAGTTTGTGGGGGCAAAAGTTGATGCTGTGTTATCCATCTTTACCTACGATTTTGATAAAGCTTCCAAACGATTTTCAGATACGGAAGTACCGGTTTATACCCTTACCGACTATAAAACACTGGTAAACGTAGCTATTGAAAAAGGGGTAATCGACGGCGATGACCTTGACTTGCTTTCCAGCTGGAGAGATCACCCGGAAGTGTGGCCTGATAGTCCTTCGGATGAATAA
- the miaB gene encoding tRNA (N6-isopentenyl adenosine(37)-C2)-methylthiotransferase MiaB yields the protein MKEKKFYIETYGCQMNFADSEIVNSILLEEGMRPVHEAESADVVLVNTCSIRENAETKVWNRLKELRSIKKENGDLTVGVLGCMAERIKDRIIEQEHLVDIVVGPDAYRDIPRLLQEVEDGRKAVNVLLSLEETYADIAPVRTTGNGVNAFVSIMRGCDNMCSFCVVPFTRGRERSRPMESILREIKQLSDEGYKEVTLLGQNVNSYLDGENTFTRLMDEASKVDPEMRFRFSSPHPKDFPNDLLHLIAERPNLCNYIHIPAQAGSDTMLERMRRPYTREEYLELIQNMKSIIPGVSLSTDIIAGFCDETEEEHEQTLTLMAEVEYDLAYMFAYSERERTLAHRKYEDNVPEKVKKRRLTEIINQQMDIQERRNQDEIGRRHVVLVEGTSKRSEEQMSGRTDTNKMCVFDRKDFEKGDYVEVEVTDATSATLIARPIKKTTLTEYYGAEVVA from the coding sequence GTGAAAGAAAAGAAATTCTACATAGAGACCTACGGTTGTCAGATGAACTTTGCAGATTCTGAGATCGTGAATTCCATCCTGCTTGAAGAAGGCATGAGGCCGGTTCATGAAGCAGAAAGCGCGGATGTTGTTCTGGTAAACACCTGCTCCATTCGTGAAAACGCGGAAACCAAAGTCTGGAACCGCCTCAAAGAGCTTCGATCCATAAAAAAAGAAAACGGAGACCTTACCGTTGGCGTGCTGGGCTGTATGGCTGAGCGCATCAAAGACCGGATTATTGAACAGGAACACCTTGTCGATATCGTAGTGGGCCCTGATGCATACCGTGATATCCCTCGTTTACTGCAGGAAGTTGAAGACGGACGAAAAGCCGTGAATGTGCTTCTCTCACTCGAAGAAACCTATGCCGACATTGCCCCCGTCAGAACCACCGGCAACGGTGTAAATGCGTTTGTATCCATTATGCGCGGGTGTGATAATATGTGTTCGTTCTGTGTAGTTCCTTTTACGCGGGGACGTGAACGCAGCCGACCGATGGAATCTATCCTCAGAGAAATTAAACAGCTGAGCGATGAAGGATATAAAGAAGTTACGCTACTGGGACAAAATGTGAATTCATATCTGGATGGGGAGAACACCTTCACACGACTGATGGATGAGGCCAGTAAAGTAGATCCTGAAATGCGTTTTCGTTTTTCCTCTCCTCACCCCAAAGACTTCCCGAACGACCTTCTGCACCTGATTGCTGAGCGTCCTAATCTGTGTAATTACATCCACATTCCGGCCCAGGCCGGCAGCGACACCATGCTGGAGCGTATGCGTCGCCCTTACACGAGAGAAGAGTATTTGGAGCTTATTCAAAATATGAAGTCCATCATTCCGGGCGTTTCTCTTTCTACGGATATCATTGCAGGGTTTTGTGATGAGACAGAAGAAGAACATGAGCAAACCCTTACCTTGATGGCTGAGGTGGAATATGATCTGGCCTATATGTTTGCCTATTCGGAACGGGAACGTACGCTGGCTCACCGGAAATACGAAGACAACGTACCGGAGAAGGTTAAGAAGCGCCGGTTGACTGAAATCATCAACCAGCAGATGGATATTCAGGAAAGAAGAAATCAGGATGAAATCGGGCGTCGTCACGTAGTACTGGTAGAAGGAACCAGTAAGCGTTCTGAAGAGCAGATGAGCGGACGTACCGATACTAACAAAATGTGTGTTTTTGACCGCAAAGATTTTGAGAAGGGCGATTATGTAGAAGTGGAAGTAACCGATGCCACTTCAGCCACCTTGATTGCACGCCCTATCAAGAAAACGACGCTGACTGAATATTACGGAGCTGAAGTTGTAGCCTGA